A part of Lactobacillus sp. ESL0700 genomic DNA contains:
- the araA gene encoding L-arabinose isomerase yields MLSIPKYEFWFAAGSQHLYGEEALNQVAEDSKKIVASLNENGNLPYKIVFKEVLTTADEITKFMKEANYDDNVAGVITWMHTFSPAKNWIRGSQLLQKPLLHFATQYLNYIPYETMDFDYMNLNQSAHGDREYGYINARLNMHNKVVYGHWQDPEVVKQIADWEDVAVAYDESFKTKICRFGDTMRNVAVTEGDKVQAQIQLGWTVDYYPVGDLIDEMDKVKESEIDDEYADLKSRYIMVQGDMDAKAYEDTVRYQLRQYIALKRFLERGGYTAFTSNFEDLHGMKQLEGLSAQLMMRDGYGFAGEGDWKTAGLLRIFKIMTHNKRTAFMEDYTLDLRKGHEAILGSHMLEVDPSIASEKPRVEVHPLDIGGKDDPARLVFSGGEGDAVDVTLADFRDNFKIVTYPVIGHKAEETPHLPVAKQMWTPKPGLKEGATKWIHAGGGHHTVMSFAATEEQVRDLATMYGVNLCDIE; encoded by the coding sequence GCTGGGAGTCAACACCTTTACGGTGAAGAAGCTTTAAATCAAGTTGCAGAAGATTCTAAAAAAATTGTTGCTAGTCTAAATGAAAATGGCAATTTACCATATAAAATTGTGTTTAAAGAAGTTTTGACAACTGCTGATGAAATTACTAAGTTTATGAAAGAAGCTAATTACGATGACAATGTTGCCGGTGTAATTACCTGGATGCATACTTTCTCACCAGCTAAGAATTGGATTCGTGGTTCACAATTATTGCAAAAGCCACTGCTGCACTTTGCTACACAATACTTAAATTACATCCCTTACGAAACAATGGACTTTGACTACATGAACTTGAATCAAAGTGCTCACGGTGACCGGGAATATGGCTATATTAACGCTCGCTTGAATATGCATAATAAGGTTGTTTATGGTCACTGGCAAGATCCAGAAGTTGTAAAGCAAATTGCTGACTGGGAAGATGTTGCCGTTGCTTATGACGAATCATTTAAGACTAAGATTTGTCGTTTTGGTGATACGATGCGGAATGTTGCCGTTACAGAAGGTGACAAGGTTCAAGCACAAATTCAATTAGGTTGGACAGTTGATTACTATCCTGTTGGTGACTTAATTGATGAAATGGATAAAGTTAAAGAATCTGAAATTGATGACGAATATGCTGACCTGAAGTCGCGCTACATTATGGTTCAGGGTGATATGGATGCAAAAGCTTATGAAGATACTGTTCGCTATCAATTAAGACAATATATTGCTCTAAAACGTTTCCTTGAACGTGGTGGTTATACCGCATTTACGTCAAACTTTGAAGACTTGCACGGAATGAAACAATTGGAAGGTTTGTCAGCTCAATTGATGATGCGTGATGGCTATGGCTTTGCTGGTGAAGGTGACTGGAAGACTGCCGGATTGTTGCGGATCTTCAAGATTATGACACACAACAAGAGAACTGCATTTATGGAAGACTATACTCTTGATTTGCGTAAGGGTCATGAAGCTATTTTAGGTTCACACATGCTTGAAGTTGACCCATCAATTGCTTCTGAAAAGCCACGGGTTGAAGTTCACCCATTAGACATTGGTGGTAAGGATGATCCTGCACGTTTGGTATTCTCCGGTGGTGAAGGCGACGCTGTTGATGTAACTTTGGCTGACTTCCGTGATAACTTCAAGATTGTTACTTATCCAGTAATTGGTCATAAAGCTGAGGAGACACCACACTTACCTGTTGCTAAGCAAATGTGGACACCAAAACCTGGCCTTAAAGAAGGTGCCACTAAGTGGATTCATGCTGGTGGTGGTCACCATACTGTAATGTCATTTGCAGCTACTGAGGAACAAGTTCGCGACTTAGCTACAATGTATGGCGTTAACTTATGTGATATTGAATAA
- a CDS encoding 1-phosphofructokinase family hexose kinase: MDITITVNPSVDRLYQLKELKVGSLNRVNLIKKMVGGKGINAARVASNLGAKTAATGFLAGYNGQYIEDQAREDQYTADFIKITGNTRNCYTIIQQNNKKTEINEHGDYLSSLNFTHLLNKLKSLIGNNKISAISLNGSLPPTQITNFYTRIISLIRTLDPKIKIILDTSGKALTEVLKSNLLPDFIKPNEQEIADLLSTTVTYDCYALKEEITQSNLNKIQNIIVSLGDKGALVKHHEHFFQVKFNPVKVVNTEGSGDSVVGGLLYALDKQLDFESAIRWAIASGTANAMETKTGFVQKNNVKEIMKTIELVPIK, encoded by the coding sequence ATGGATATTACAATTACAGTCAACCCATCCGTTGACCGTCTATACCAACTCAAAGAGTTAAAAGTAGGCTCACTTAATCGAGTCAATTTAATAAAAAAGATGGTTGGTGGTAAAGGAATTAATGCTGCTCGTGTTGCATCTAATCTTGGTGCAAAAACTGCAGCAACAGGTTTTTTAGCAGGTTACAACGGTCAATATATTGAAGATCAAGCACGTGAAGATCAATATACTGCTGATTTTATTAAGATTACTGGTAACACCCGCAATTGCTACACAATAATTCAACAAAATAATAAAAAAACAGAAATTAATGAACATGGAGACTATTTATCTTCATTAAACTTTACACATTTACTCAATAAATTAAAATCATTAATAGGCAATAACAAAATTTCAGCAATTTCTTTAAATGGCAGTTTACCTCCTACTCAAATTACTAATTTTTATACACGAATTATTAGTCTAATTAGAACATTAGACCCAAAGATAAAAATCATTTTGGACACTTCCGGTAAAGCTTTAACAGAAGTATTAAAAAGCAACTTGTTGCCTGACTTTATTAAACCTAATGAACAAGAAATTGCAGATCTTCTTTCAACTACAGTAACTTATGATTGTTACGCTTTAAAAGAGGAAATCACTCAAAGCAATCTAAATAAAATTCAAAATATTATTGTTTCATTAGGTGACAAAGGTGCATTAGTTAAACATCATGAGCATTTCTTTCAAGTTAAGTTTAATCCAGTAAAGGTAGTAAACACTGAAGGATCTGGTGACTCAGTTGTCGGTGGATTATTATATGCATTAGACAAACAGCTTGATTTCGAATCTGCTATCCGTTGGGCAATTGCTTCAGGAACAGCAAACGCTATGGAGACAAAAACAGGCTTTGTTCAAAAAAATAATGTTAAAGAAATAATGAAAACCATTGAATTGGTTCCCATCAAATAA
- a CDS encoding DeoR/GlpR family DNA-binding transcription regulator: MSLQEKRLTEINNILSKTGFMTTVDIAKNLQVSPMTIRRDLKRLEEQGKITRIYGGAQSNNQTESTTNEKLKKNIVEKKEIAKLLANEITNNSTIFLGAGTTLLMAVPLLIPKNLTFVTNSLPAFNEINKSDCRLLLTGGELHRNTEEFLGEKAENIFNGLNLDYALCSTNGISENRVTTSTIPEGNIQNIAIAHSEKSFVVADHTKLDHSDIITFQKLDKFDCLVTDPEIENEKVKKYSKYIKMIY, from the coding sequence GTGAGTTTACAAGAAAAAAGATTAACAGAGATTAACAATATTCTAAGTAAAACAGGGTTTATGACAACTGTTGATATTGCAAAAAATTTACAAGTTTCACCAATGACTATCAGACGTGATCTTAAGCGCTTAGAAGAACAGGGAAAAATAACCAGGATTTATGGTGGTGCTCAAAGCAATAATCAGACAGAATCAACAACAAACGAAAAATTAAAGAAAAATATTGTTGAAAAAAAAGAAATTGCCAAATTATTAGCAAATGAAATTACTAATAACTCAACAATTTTTTTAGGTGCGGGGACTACTTTATTAATGGCAGTACCTCTATTAATACCGAAGAATTTGACTTTTGTAACTAACAGTCTACCAGCTTTTAATGAAATAAATAAAAGTGACTGCCGTTTATTACTTACCGGTGGTGAATTACACAGAAATACCGAAGAATTCTTGGGAGAAAAAGCTGAAAATATTTTTAATGGTCTTAATTTAGATTATGCATTATGTTCTACCAATGGAATCAGTGAAAATCGTGTTACAACAAGCACAATACCTGAAGGCAACATTCAAAATATTGCCATTGCTCATTCTGAAAAATCATTTGTTGTAGCGGATCATACTAAATTAGATCATTCAGATATTATAACTTTTCAAAAACTAGATAAATTTGATTGTTTGGTAACAGATCCAGAAATTGAAAATGAAAAAGTTAAGAAATATTCAAAATATATTAAAATGATTTACTAA
- a CDS encoding PTS sugar transporter subunit IIA, translating into MFYENLIDLNVSVSSEEQLFDLVGLRAINLEYANLGYITSLEKRELSYPTGLKFPKISLALPHVDPQYVKRPFIYIARTTQPLKLRQMGDNAEITASDFLFLGLKNGKKQPELLSQIISAFQDENFVGQFKGISTTEKMLQLVERKFEGLSK; encoded by the coding sequence TTGTTTTACGAAAATTTAATTGATTTAAATGTTTCTGTGTCTAGTGAAGAGCAGTTATTTGATTTAGTGGGGTTAAGAGCCATCAATTTGGAGTATGCAAACTTAGGTTATATTACGAGTCTTGAGAAGAGGGAGCTCTCTTATCCGACTGGATTAAAGTTCCCGAAAATATCCTTAGCATTGCCACATGTGGATCCACAATATGTCAAACGACCATTTATATATATTGCGAGAACTACTCAACCATTAAAATTAAGACAAATGGGTGATAATGCTGAAATTACAGCTAGTGATTTTTTATTTTTGGGTCTAAAGAATGGCAAAAAGCAACCTGAATTGCTATCTCAAATAATTTCAGCTTTTCAAGATGAAAACTTTGTTGGGCAATTTAAAGGAATAAGTACTACTGAAAAGATGCTTCAGTTAGTTGAAAGAAAGTTTGAGGGATTATCAAAATGA
- a CDS encoding PTS galactitol transporter subunit IIB, translating into MKTILVCCGTGVATSPQVANKINDFLADQGLDQIAKATPEPVAEAKGSVENDANVIIYVGIAPADGELQEALDQNNVVGMVGLPWLTGMGQDEANQKVADIVKQAK; encoded by the coding sequence ATGAAAACTATTTTAGTTTGTTGTGGAACGGGCGTTGCTACTAGTCCTCAAGTCGCTAATAAAATTAATGATTTTTTAGCAGACCAAGGATTAGATCAAATTGCTAAAGCTACGCCAGAGCCTGTTGCAGAAGCCAAAGGATCTGTTGAAAATGATGCTAATGTCATTATTTATGTTGGCATTGCTCCAGCTGATGGGGAACTTCAAGAAGCACTTGATCAAAACAACGTTGTTGGTATGGTAGGTTTACCATGGCTAACCGGTATGGGACAAGATGAAGCTAATCAAAAAGTAGCTGATATTGTTAAACAGGCAAAATAA